A section of the Lepus europaeus isolate LE1 chromosome 19, mLepTim1.pri, whole genome shotgun sequence genome encodes:
- the LOC133748652 gene encoding olfactory receptor 10A7-like → MDQRNAQRPGQQMWSLDFVPRLQAVQGRPTRVTIRSAIAYDPSQALRPAPWRHGHRARQAQSPGSPASPSAPSRRLPSCRGQARPPRAPGPMPESWANGSLAGDFVLLGFAHVPALRPLLAPLFLAMFLLTLLGNALIAALTGLDPGLRAPMYFFLRQLALLELCFSLDVAPRLLLTLLRPGRGVAPAACALQLLLVLSCVTSECFLLTAMAWDRYLAICRPLRYGAIMSPRLCRLLAAACWLAGVPVALVFTVWLFSFPFCGPRGIRHFFCDIAPLLSLVCADTRVFEGCVLVATVLVIMVPFCLIAASYVLILATVLQMPSATGRHKALSTCASHLIVVVLFYGTTGVIHLRPKASYSPESKQVVSLSYTLVTPMLNPLIYSLRNKEVKAALGRVCCGRQWFGPGK, encoded by the coding sequence ATGGATCAGAGAAACGCGCAGCGGCCAGGCCAGCAGATGTGGTCACTGGACTTCGTCCCACGTCTCCAGGCCGTTCAGGGGCGCCCTACCCGGGTCACCATCAGATCTGCCATTGCATACGACCCCTCCCAGGCTCTCAGGCCCGCGCCATGGCGCCACGGGCACAGGGCCAGGCAGGCGCAGTCCCCCGGCTCACCGGCCTCTCCCTCCGCGCCCTCCCGCAGGCTTCCTTCCTGCCGCGGCCAGGCGAGGCCCCCACGCGCCCCGGGCCCCATGCCCGAGTCCTGGGCCAACGGGAGCCTGGCCGGCGACTTCGTGCTGCTGGGCTTCGCGCACGTGCCCGCGCTGCGGCCGCTGCTCgcgcccctcttcctggccatgtTCCTGCTCACGCTGCTGGGCAACGCGCTCATCGCGGCGCTCACCGGCCTGGACCCCGGGCTGCGGgcgcccatgtacttcttcctgcgCCAGCTGGCGCTGCTGGAGCTCTGCTTCTCGCTGGACGTGGCGCCCCGCCTGCTGCTGACGCTGCTGCGGCCCGGGCGCGGCGTGGCCCCCGCCGCCTGcgccctgcagctgctgctggtgctgtcGTGCGTCACGTCCGAGTGCTTCCTCCTGACCGCCATGGCCTGGGACCGCTACCTGGCCATCTGCAGGCCCCTGCGCTATGGCGCCATCATGAGCCCGCGGCTGTGCCGCCTGCTGGCCGCCGCCTGCTGGCTGGCGGGGGTGCCCGTGGCGCTGGTCTTCACCGTCTGGCTCTTCAGCTTCCCGTTCTGCGGGCCGCGCGGCATCCGCCACTTCTTCTGTGACATCGCCCCCCTGCTGAGCCTGGTGTGCGCGGACACCAGGGTCTTCGAGGGCTGTGTGTTGGTGGCCACAGTGTTGGTCATCATGGTGCCCTTCTGTCTGATAGCCGCGTCCTACGTCCTGATTCTGGCCACAGTCCTACAGATGCCCTCGGCCACCGGGCGCCACAAGGCCCTgtccacctgtgcctcccacctcATCGTGGTGGTTCTGTTTTATGGCACCACAGGGGTCATCCACTTGCGACCCAAGGCCAGCTACTCCCCAGAGAGCAAGCAGGTGGTGTCGCTGTCCTACACGCTGGTGACGCCCATGCTCAACCCCCTCATCTACAGCCTGCGGAACAAGGAGGTGAAGGCAGCACTAGGGCGCGTGTGTTGTGGGCGCCAGTGGTTTGGACCCGGGAAGTGA